A window from Drosophila yakuba strain Tai18E2 chromosome 3L, Prin_Dyak_Tai18E2_2.1, whole genome shotgun sequence encodes these proteins:
- the LOC6532530 gene encoding probable RNA-binding protein 19 yields MSRIIVKQLPKHITEDKLRQIFGAQGTITDLQLKYTPDGKFRQFCFVGYSTEEEAQSAIRHFDNTCIQTIRVRVESCAALGSEDKPQSWSKYAKDSKKNLDKLKEKEKEAAAKAKESEKKKKKEKVDKVDQILSRHKDDPEFQEFLEAHDKSRTLWGNDLGINKNQDDDEEDEEEQEESRAGRDDSGVDADAGDEDEDGSDDEADEEEETAKLAEKPISDLEYMKSLMATTSGDATAKKTKTKADKSNLELFTIKIHNVPYNTKRQEVLKFFKPLKPYSVRLPSKVHGFCYVGFKTEKDMAKGMLKNKSFIKGKQVFFSDFTEKNKVTKANKSGQPLAPAAADAGNAKWKHQQDSLSKEDDISESGRIFFRNLAYTTTEEDLRKLFEQFGPVVEVNLPLDKLTRKIKGFGTVTYMMPEHALKAFNALDGTDFHGRLLHLLPSKDIEKNPKEDLDENDASLSFKEKKALKLKKNAQKPIGWNTLFLGANAVAEILAKQFKTSKERILDTSDGGSSAAVRLALGETQVVIEMKRFLEEEGVRLDAFDEPAKKRSNSVILAKNLPAATEISELTPIFSRFGPIGRIVLPPSGVTALIEYCDPLEARQAFKKLAYSKFKNAPLYLEWAPEQVFSKTLSGDPVIPKSEPKPKEEPKPEEKPIVIDEKAEEDTRAEDADDEPEPNTTLFLRNLNFKTVQETVEKHFRHLGSIHTVEIAKRRNPENPREFNSLGYGFIQFKKSSVAEHALKNLQLTHIDGNPVELKRSDRVLKTQDNEGAQRRLASQKKQTGTKILVRNIPFQAQYREVRDIFKAFGELRSLRIPKKATTGEDAHRGFGFVDYMSKAEAKRAFDALSASTHLYGRRLVLEWSANDDNQDVEELRKRTAAKFGSSQAADVAKRSRKSFFDVEGSVQPNQDDDDEEEQ; encoded by the exons ATGTCACGAATTATAGTAAAGCAGCTCCCCAAGCAC ATCACCGAGGACAAACTGCGACAGATTTTTGGTGCCCAGGGCACGATAACAGATCTGCAACTCAAATACACGCCCGATGGAAAGTTCCGGCAGTTTTGCTTCGTGGGTTACAGCACCGAGGAGGAGGCCCAATCGGCCATCCGGCACTTTGACAACACTTGCATCCAGACCATCCGGGTGCGCGTCGAGTCCTGTGCTGCATTGGGCAGCGAAGATAAGCCACAATCATGGAGCAAGTACGCCAAGGACAGCAAGAAGAACCTAGACAAATTgaaggagaaggaaaaggagGCGGCGGCCAAGGCTAAGGAGTCtgagaaaaagaagaagaaagaGAAAGTTGACAAGGTGGACCAGATTTTAAGCAGACACAAGGACGACCCGGAATTCCAGGAGTTTCTGGAGGCGCATGACAAGTCGCGAACCCTGTGGGGAAACGATTTGGGAATAAATAAGAACCAggatgacgacgaggaggacgaaGAAGAGCAGGAGGAATCGCGAGCTGGCAGAGATGACAGTGGAGTGGACGCAGATGCAGgagatgaggatgaggatggctCAGACGATGAGGCGGACGAGGAAGAAGAGACCGCTAAGCTGGCCGAAAAGCCCATTAGCGATCTGGAGTATATGAAATCCCTGATGGCAACCACTTCCGGCGATGCTACAgcaaagaaaaccaaaaccaaggCGGACAAATCAAACTTGGAGCTATTCACCATTAAAATACACAATGTACCATACAACACCAAGCGCCAGGAGGTGCTAAAGTTCTTCAAGCCCCTGAAACCGTACTCCGTTCGTCTGCCCAGCAAAGTTCACGGCTTCTGCTACGTGGgttttaaaactgaaaaagacATGGCCAAGGGAATGCTTAAAAACAAGAGTTTTATCAAGGGCAAGCAAGTATTCTTCTCCGACTTTACCGAGAAGAACAAGGTGACCAAGGCGAACAAAAGTGGACAACCATTGGCACCGGCCGCCGCCGATGCGGGCAATGCGAAGTGGAAGCATCAGCAGGACAGTTTATCCAAAGAAGATGACATCTCCGAGTCCGGTAGGATATTCTTTCGTAATCTGGCCTACACTACTACCGAAGAAGACCTGCGCAAGCTCTTTGAGCAGTTCGGTCCCGTGGTGGAGGTGAACCTGCCCCTCGACAAGCTTACGCGGAAAATCAAGGGCTTTGGCACAGTTACCTACATGATGCCGGAGCACGCTTTAAAGGCTTTTAATGCCCTGGATGGCACGGATTTCCATGGCCGTCTCTTGCACCTTCTGCCCAGTAAGGACATCGAAAAGAATCCTAAAGAAGATTTGGACGAAAACGATGCCAGTCTGTCATTCAAAGAAAAGAAAGCCTTGAAACTTAAGAAGAACGCCCAAAAACCAATCGGCTGGAACACATTGTTCCTGGGTGCCAATGCTGTTGCAGAAATTCTCGCGAAGCAATTTAAGACCTCAAAGGAACGCATCCTGGATACCAGCGATGGTGGCAGTAGTGCCGCCGTGCGCTTGGCTTTGGGAGAAACCCAAGTCGTCATCGAGATGAAGCGCTTCTTGGAGGAAGAAGGCGTTCGTCTTGATGCTTTTGACGAGCCCGCCAAGAAACGCTCCAACAGCGTTATACTGGCCAAGAATCTGCCGGCGGCCACAGAAATTTCAGAGCTTACTCCCATATTTAGTCGATTTGGCCCAATTGGTCGGATTGTGCTACCTCCCAGTGGGGTGACGGCACTCATCGAGTACTGTGATCCTTTGGAGGCGAGACAAGCTTTCAAGAAGTTGGCCTACAGCAAATTCAAAAATGCCCCACTCTATTTGGAGTGGGCTCCCGAGCAGGTATTCTCCAAGACGCTTAGTGGAGATCCAGTGATTCCCAAATCGGAACCGAAACCCAAGGAGGAGCCAAAGCCAGAGGAGAAACCGATTGTTATTGATGAGAAAGCCGAGGAGGATACTAGGGCAGAGGATGCCGATGATGAGCCCGAACCGAATACAACACTGTTTCTGCGGAACCTGAACTTTAAGACCGTACAGGAAACCGTGGAGAAACACTTCCGTCATTTGGGTAGCATTCACACCGTTGAAATTGCCAAACGAAGGAATCCCGAAAATCCTCGGGAATTCAACTCCCTAGGCTACGGTTTCATTCAGTTCAAGAAGTCCTCAGTGGCAGAGCACGCTTTGAAGAATTTGCAACTCACCCACATTGATGGCAATCCTGTGGAACTGAAGCGCAGCGATCGGGTGCTCAA GACCCAAGATAATGAAGGTGCTCAACGGCGACTGGCCTCACAGAAGAAGCAAACGGGAACCAAAATTCTGGTGCGAAATATTCCCTTCCAAGCACAATACCGCGAAGTTCGCGACATATTCAA gGCTTTTGGCGAACTGCGTTCTTTACGTATTCCCAAAAAGGCGACCACGGGCGAGGACGCGCATCgtggtttcggttttgttgACTACATGTCCAAGGCAGAGGCCAAACGCGCCTTCGACGCCCTTAGCGCCAGTACGCATCTTTACGGTCGTCGTTTGGTACTTGAGTGGAGCGCCAATGATGACAACCAGGACGTGGAGGAGCTTCGCAAGCGCACAGCGGCCAAATTTGGCAGCAGTCAGGCGGCGGATGTGGCTAAACGTAGTAGGAAATCCTTCTTTGATGTGGAGGGCAGTGTTCAGCCAAATCAAgatgacgacgacgaagaGGAGCAATAG